A part of Paenarthrobacter sp. A20 genomic DNA contains:
- the cycA gene encoding D-serine/D-alanine/glycine transporter, which translates to MSDQTTQGQLRASSRDSEPHLSRSLSNRHIQLLAIGGAIGTGLFMGSGKTISVAGPSVIFVYMIIGFMLFFVMRAMGQLLLSNLNYKSFSDFAGDLLGPWAGFFTGWTYWFCWVVTGVADVIAIAGYANELWPGIQLWIPGLATIIILLLLNLPTVKAFGETEFWFALIKIVAIVALIVVGLVMIFTGFQSNAGTASFTNLWSHGGFFPKEFMGFVAGFQIAVFAFVGIELVGTAAAETKNPEHNLPRAINAIPLRVMLFYVGALIILMSVTPWTEFKAGQSPFIAMFSLAGLGMAATVVNLVVLTSAMSSANSGIYSTSRMVYGLANDGDAPKLFGRLSSRKVPQNALFLSCVLLLAGVALLYAGKDVGVAFDMVTTVSAVCFMFVWSIILASYLVYRKRRPEQHAASPFKMPGGIPMVWVVFAFFAFLVWALTTQPDTLTALLVTPIWFAILGVAYAVVRKTPLHQARVAEWKAMSEAETAAAR; encoded by the coding sequence ATGTCCGACCAGACAACACAGGGGCAGCTCCGCGCCTCCAGCAGGGACAGCGAGCCCCACCTGTCACGCTCGCTCAGCAACCGCCACATCCAGCTCCTGGCCATCGGCGGCGCCATCGGAACGGGCCTCTTCATGGGCTCCGGCAAAACCATCTCCGTTGCCGGTCCCTCGGTGATCTTCGTGTACATGATCATCGGCTTCATGCTCTTCTTCGTCATGCGGGCCATGGGTCAGTTGCTGCTGTCCAACCTGAACTACAAGTCCTTCAGCGACTTCGCGGGCGACCTACTCGGTCCCTGGGCCGGGTTCTTCACCGGCTGGACCTACTGGTTCTGCTGGGTAGTCACCGGTGTTGCGGACGTCATCGCGATTGCGGGCTACGCCAACGAACTCTGGCCGGGAATCCAACTCTGGATCCCGGGCCTCGCCACCATCATCATCTTGCTGCTCCTCAACCTCCCCACGGTCAAGGCCTTCGGCGAGACCGAATTCTGGTTCGCACTCATCAAGATCGTGGCCATCGTGGCGCTGATCGTCGTAGGCCTGGTCATGATCTTCACCGGCTTCCAGTCCAACGCAGGCACCGCGAGCTTCACCAACCTCTGGAGCCACGGCGGGTTCTTCCCCAAGGAATTCATGGGATTCGTGGCCGGCTTCCAGATCGCCGTCTTCGCCTTCGTCGGCATCGAGCTGGTAGGCACCGCCGCAGCCGAAACCAAGAACCCGGAGCACAACCTGCCCCGCGCCATCAACGCCATCCCCCTGCGCGTGATGCTCTTCTATGTAGGCGCGCTCATCATCCTCATGTCGGTCACCCCGTGGACCGAGTTCAAAGCCGGCCAGAGCCCGTTCATCGCCATGTTCTCCCTGGCCGGCCTGGGTATGGCAGCCACCGTGGTCAACCTCGTGGTGCTCACCTCGGCCATGTCATCGGCCAATTCCGGCATCTACTCGACCTCCCGCATGGTCTACGGCTTGGCCAACGACGGCGACGCGCCCAAGCTCTTCGGCCGGCTCTCCAGCCGAAAAGTACCCCAGAACGCACTGTTCCTGTCCTGCGTTCTGCTGCTGGCCGGCGTCGCGCTTCTCTACGCGGGCAAGGACGTTGGCGTCGCCTTCGATATGGTGACCACCGTGTCCGCGGTCTGTTTCATGTTCGTGTGGTCGATCATCCTGGCCAGCTACCTCGTGTACCGCAAGCGCCGGCCCGAGCAGCACGCGGCCTCGCCATTCAAGATGCCCGGCGGCATCCCGATGGTATGGGTGGTCTTCGCGTTCTTCGCGTTCCTGGTCTGGGCGCTGACCACGCAGCCTGACACGCTCACTGCCCTTCTGGTGACGCCCATCTGGTTCGCGATCCTCGGCGTCGCCTATGCCGTGGTCCGCAAGACACCCCTCCACCAGGCCCGCGTGGCCGAGTGGAAGGCGATGTCCGAGGCGGAAACCGCAGCCGCGCGCTGA
- a CDS encoding ABC transporter ATP-binding protein, whose amino-acid sequence MITVRNVTKRYGGTTVLDDVSCEIPRGGITSIIGPNGAGKSTLLSLISRLQPMDAGGVSVAGLDVTATPSKELARTMAILRQENHLTMRLTVRDLVAFGRFPHSGGRPTVEDLEHVDEAIRQLDLTSMADKFVDELSGGQRQRAYIAMVLAQDTEYLLLDEPLNNLDMKHSVEMMRLLRRLADELGKTIVLVVHDINFASCYSDTILAMKDGRLIHQGTPSEIMRAGMLHDVYDIDIRIEEIDGNRIGVYFA is encoded by the coding sequence ATGATTACCGTCCGGAACGTGACCAAGCGCTACGGCGGCACCACTGTGCTGGACGACGTGAGCTGCGAGATCCCTCGCGGCGGCATCACGTCCATCATCGGCCCCAACGGTGCGGGCAAGTCCACGCTGCTCTCGTTGATCAGTCGTCTCCAGCCCATGGACGCCGGGGGAGTGTCGGTGGCTGGCTTGGATGTCACAGCGACGCCCAGCAAGGAACTGGCCAGGACCATGGCCATCCTGCGGCAGGAAAACCACCTGACCATGCGGCTCACGGTCCGCGACCTCGTGGCTTTTGGCCGCTTCCCGCACAGCGGCGGCAGGCCCACGGTGGAGGACCTTGAACACGTGGACGAGGCCATCCGACAGCTGGACCTCACGTCCATGGCCGACAAATTCGTGGACGAGCTCTCCGGCGGTCAGCGTCAGCGCGCGTACATCGCGATGGTTCTGGCTCAGGACACCGAATACCTGCTGCTTGATGAACCGCTGAACAACCTGGACATGAAGCACTCCGTGGAGATGATGCGGTTGCTGCGCCGGCTGGCGGACGAGCTCGGGAAGACCATTGTCCTGGTGGTCCACGACATCAACTTTGCGTCCTGCTACTCGGATACCATCCTGGCCATGAAGGACGGCCGGCTCATCCATCAGGGCACGCCTTCGGAGATCATGCGCGCCGGGATGCTGCACGACGTCTACGACATCGACATCCGCATCGAGGAAATCGACGGCAACCGCATCGGCGTGTACTTCGCCTGA
- a CDS encoding iron chelate uptake ABC transporter family permease subunit: protein MPEALLTAPRLSARTRWREAIRSTPPGLVIGILAIAAVVLVAVFLTIDLKGNIAYILPRRAIKVSAMLLVAVAVGVSTLLFQTVTANRILTPSIMGFDSLYILVQTALAFVAGAATLATAPSTLKFGLEILLMVGFSAFLYRWMFTGATRSLHLLLLVGIVLGTLFRGFSSLLQRLMEPSEFIILQDLFFASFNNVDPGLLGVSAVLIALVCVGVWRMRHTLDVLALGREVAINVGVDHKRVVMRVLLACSLLVAISTALVGPVTFFGLLVVSLGYQLCRGFRHAWLLPIVVLIGAIALVGGQLLLERVFGFATALSVIIEFTGGILFLYLLLKGSLK from the coding sequence ATGCCTGAAGCGCTCCTGACCGCACCCCGCCTTTCCGCCCGCACCCGCTGGCGTGAGGCCATCCGCAGCACCCCGCCGGGACTGGTGATCGGCATCCTGGCGATTGCCGCCGTCGTGCTCGTTGCCGTTTTCCTGACCATCGACCTCAAAGGCAACATTGCCTACATCCTGCCCCGCCGGGCCATCAAGGTGTCCGCGATGCTGCTGGTGGCTGTCGCGGTGGGGGTTTCCACGCTGCTGTTCCAGACCGTGACGGCCAACCGGATCCTGACGCCGTCCATCATGGGGTTCGATTCGCTGTACATCCTGGTGCAGACCGCGCTGGCGTTCGTGGCGGGTGCCGCGACGTTGGCGACGGCTCCGTCAACGCTGAAATTTGGGCTCGAGATCCTCCTGATGGTGGGCTTCAGCGCCTTCCTGTACCGGTGGATGTTCACCGGCGCCACGCGATCCCTGCACCTGTTGCTGTTGGTGGGGATCGTCCTGGGGACACTGTTCCGTGGCTTTTCCTCGCTCTTGCAGCGGCTGATGGAACCCAGCGAATTCATCATCCTGCAGGACCTGTTCTTTGCCAGCTTCAACAATGTGGATCCCGGCCTGCTGGGTGTTTCCGCGGTGCTGATCGCTCTGGTGTGCGTTGGGGTGTGGCGGATGCGGCACACCCTGGATGTGCTGGCGCTGGGCCGGGAAGTGGCCATCAACGTAGGCGTCGACCACAAGCGCGTGGTGATGCGGGTGCTGCTCGCGTGCTCGCTGCTGGTGGCAATTTCCACCGCCTTGGTGGGGCCGGTGACGTTCTTCGGGCTCCTGGTGGTCAGCCTCGGCTACCAGCTCTGCCGCGGTTTCCGGCACGCCTGGCTGCTGCCGATCGTGGTGCTGATCGGTGCCATTGCGTTGGTGGGTGGCCAATTGCTGTTGGAGCGCGTCTTCGGTTTCGCCACGGCGCTGAGCGTCATCATCGAGTTCACTGGCGGCATCCTCTTCCTTTACCTCTTGCTGAAAGGCTCACTGAAATGA
- a CDS encoding ABC transporter permease, with protein MTTTAVRPAAPARRNRTGETARLVAAAVVVLVIAVGSIFVGVSDVSLSALMANDAGAWEIFWVSRVPRTVAVVLAGMAVAVAGLIMQLMARNRFVEPSTVGTVESATLGILVVTVLAPDSPILTKMIVASVFAVLGTALFLAILRRLPARNTLLIPLVGIMLGGIIAAVTTFFAYRFDLLQTLSNWMIGDFSGVLRGRYELLWIVAVLVLLGLFAADRFTVAGMGQDFTTNLGLNYARTMRLGLMIVSLISAVVVTTVGAVPFLGLVVPNIVSLLFGDNLRRAVPWTALFGAAFVLVCDIIGRTIRFPYEVPVGMVMSVLGAILFLFLLLRKRNA; from the coding sequence GTGACAACTACAGCCGTGCGCCCCGCGGCACCAGCACGCCGCAACCGGACTGGCGAGACCGCCCGACTGGTTGCGGCGGCTGTCGTTGTGCTGGTGATCGCCGTGGGCAGCATCTTCGTGGGTGTCAGTGATGTTTCCCTGTCTGCTTTGATGGCGAACGACGCCGGAGCCTGGGAAATCTTCTGGGTGTCGCGGGTGCCGCGCACCGTTGCTGTGGTGCTGGCCGGGATGGCCGTCGCCGTTGCCGGGTTGATCATGCAGCTCATGGCCCGGAACCGGTTCGTGGAGCCCTCCACCGTGGGCACAGTTGAATCAGCGACGCTCGGAATCCTGGTAGTCACGGTTCTTGCCCCTGACTCACCGATCCTCACCAAAATGATCGTGGCTTCTGTGTTCGCCGTACTCGGCACCGCGCTCTTCCTGGCCATTCTCCGCAGGCTCCCCGCCCGCAACACCCTGCTTATTCCGCTGGTAGGCATCATGCTGGGCGGCATCATTGCTGCAGTCACCACGTTCTTCGCCTACCGCTTCGATCTTCTCCAGACCCTGAGCAACTGGATGATCGGCGACTTCTCCGGCGTGCTCCGCGGACGGTACGAACTGCTGTGGATCGTGGCCGTGCTGGTGTTGCTGGGCCTCTTTGCCGCCGACCGCTTCACTGTGGCCGGCATGGGCCAGGACTTCACCACCAACCTCGGCCTGAACTACGCGCGCACCATGCGGCTGGGGCTGATGATCGTTTCGTTGATCTCCGCCGTTGTCGTCACGACGGTTGGCGCCGTTCCCTTCCTGGGGCTCGTGGTGCCGAATATCGTGTCCCTGCTGTTCGGAGACAACCTCCGCCGGGCCGTTCCGTGGACCGCCTTGTTCGGAGCCGCGTTCGTGCTGGTCTGCGACATCATCGGCCGGACCATCCGGTTCCCCTATGAAGTGCCCGTCGGCATGGTCATGTCCGTGCTGGGCGCCATCCTGTTCCTCTTCCTGCTCCTGAGGAAACGCAATGCCTGA
- a CDS encoding siderophore ABC transporter substrate-binding protein — MKKRLSSYIGALAAGAALLTVTACGGGATASSQPEEASTITIEHAQGSTSNVPVNPAKVVTFDLGVLDTMNALGVEPTGVPEASYPEALKKFSEAKYAKVGSLKEPDFEAVSSAAPDLIIVSGRTAGAYEELSKIAPTIDLSVDAAKPMESFKAQTEKLGKIFKKEDEVASKLAEVDKTVADTKTKAATAGQGLIVLTSGGEVTAYGAGSRFGIIHDVLGVPTAADVKAEGSHGEAVSFEYIKETNPDILYVINRDTAIGTAGSTANPILDNELVKSTNAAKNNKIVNLDPAGWYLVGYGLNNVQAMVTAVADSVA; from the coding sequence GTGAAAAAGAGGCTGTCGAGCTACATTGGGGCACTGGCTGCAGGCGCTGCCTTGCTGACCGTCACGGCGTGTGGAGGCGGCGCGACGGCGTCCTCGCAGCCGGAAGAGGCCAGTACCATCACCATCGAGCACGCCCAGGGCTCTACCTCCAACGTTCCCGTGAACCCCGCGAAGGTTGTCACGTTCGACCTCGGCGTCCTGGACACCATGAACGCACTCGGCGTCGAGCCCACCGGTGTTCCCGAGGCCAGTTACCCGGAGGCCCTCAAAAAGTTCTCCGAGGCCAAGTACGCCAAGGTCGGCTCGCTCAAGGAACCGGACTTCGAAGCCGTCAGCTCCGCAGCTCCGGACCTCATCATCGTCTCCGGCCGCACTGCCGGCGCCTACGAGGAACTGAGCAAGATTGCCCCCACCATCGACCTCTCCGTTGATGCGGCCAAGCCCATGGAAAGCTTCAAGGCCCAGACCGAGAAGCTCGGCAAGATCTTCAAGAAGGAAGACGAAGTCGCTTCCAAGCTCGCAGAGGTGGACAAGACCGTCGCGGACACCAAGACCAAGGCCGCCACGGCTGGCCAGGGCCTGATCGTCCTCACCTCAGGCGGTGAAGTCACCGCGTACGGTGCGGGTTCCCGCTTCGGCATCATCCACGACGTCCTGGGCGTTCCCACCGCTGCCGACGTCAAAGCCGAGGGTTCCCACGGCGAGGCCGTTTCCTTTGAATACATCAAGGAAACCAACCCGGACATCCTCTACGTCATCAACCGCGACACCGCGATCGGCACCGCAGGCTCCACAGCCAACCCCATCCTGGACAACGAGCTGGTGAAGTCCACCAACGCAGCCAAGAACAACAAGATCGTCAACCTGGATCCCGCCGGCTGGTACCTCGTGGGCTATGGCCTGAACAACGTCCAGGCCATGGTCACCGCAGTGGCCGATTCCGTCGCCTGA